Below is a window of Holophagales bacterium DNA.
GCATTCTCACGCAGTCGTCGTACTGGGCCGTGCTCGCGTCCAGCGCGACCGCCGTCCGCCTCACGAACAACCGCATCGACCTCAATGACTCCGGCACGCGCTACGCGATTAACGCGTCGTCGTCGCCGATGGTGCTTCGCTACAACTCCATCGCGTGGAATGGCAACCCGGACACCGGCTTCGTCTATGGCCTCGCGAGCACCGGCAGCACGGTGGATGCACAGTACAACTCCCCTGGTCCGCGAAGGCCGGCGTCGGCGTCGATGTCGCAACCGGGAACCTCGTTCTCACCGAGACCGACATCGCGATTCCCACCGTCGGCTTCCCTCTTACCGTCTCGCGCACCTACAACAGCCTGACCGCCTCGACCGTGACAGGCGTCTTCGGCAATGGCTGGACGTGGAACTACGGCGTGAACCTCGACGTCACGACGGATACCTACGGCGCGCTCCTGACGTCCGCGGACGGGGCGAAGCACTACTTCAAGCGAAACGCCGATAACACCTTCACGGGCGAGTACGGGCTCTTCAGTCAGCTCTCCTACGACAGCACCGCGCAGGAGTACACGCTCCTGCACCCAAACCAAGACCGCGAGATCTTCGACAGCGCCGGACGGCTCGCGCGCCAAGTGGACCCCGACGGCAACACGACCACGCTCACACGCGACGGATCGGGAATTCTGACGACGGTCACCGAACCGACCGGTCGCATGCTCACCTTCACCTACGCCTCGGGGCGGATCGCGACCATCACGGATCCGCTCGGGCGTGTGTACCGCTACACGAATAACGGTACCCTCACGAAGCTTGAAAAGGAGCTGCCGGCGACGACGGTCTTCGCGACCTGTACCTACACGTACGGCGCGAATAGCGTCCTGACGAAGCGCGTCGGGTGCGACGGCGACACGCTCGAGCAGACCTTCAACGCGACCACAAAGAAGGTCGAGACCCAGACGCTGAACGGGGTGCAGGTGCGTCTCGCGTACGGCCCCGTCACCGACAGCCTCACCGGAGTGACCTTCCCGCAGTACACGACGGGCGTCTGGGACACGTTCGGAAAACTCCACCTCTACTACTACACGAAGAGCAACGCGGTCTTCGAACATGACCGAGAGAACTTCCAGGACGCCTACGGCACCTACTACTTCTACCAGGAGGACCGCTGGGAGTACGCGACCTTCGTGTCGTCGTCCTACACCGACATCCTCAGCCGGCGCACCAGCACCGAACGGAACTGGCGCCGCGGGACCGTCCTCGCCTCGACGGACGAAAGCCTAAATCGGCAGACGGAGTTTACGTACGACGCCTTCAACAACCTCCTGACGACGACCGACCCGCTCGACCGCGTCCAGACGAACACGTACGACGCCGAGCACCACCTCGTCTCGACCGAGAACGCGCTCGGGAACGTGACGACCACGACCTACACGCCGGCCGGTCTCGTCGCGACCGTGACGGACGCCCTCGATGCCGAGTCGTCCTTCACCTACGACAGCTACGGCTACCCGGAGACGGTGACCACCGCGACGAACGAAACCGTCACGTTCGACTATGACATCGCGGGCAGGAAGCTCTGGGAGGAGACACCGGACGGTGAGCGTACGACGTACACCTACGACGGGCGCGACAACGTCCTCACGGTCACCGACCCGCTCGGGAACGTGACCACCACCGTCTACGACACGAAAGGCCGGAAGGTCACGGTCGAGGACGCCGACGGGTACGAGACGACATTCGCCTACAACGATACGAAGAACGCGCTTGTGACGACGACCGACGCTCTGGGCGGCGTCGTGACCTACACCTACAACCCGAACAACACGCTCCAGAAGGTCACGGACGCCCTCGGGCACATCACGAGCTTTACCTACGATGCCTTCGGCCGCCAAGCGAGCGTGACGGACCCCCTCACACGGCTGAACCAGACCGTGTACCGCGCCGACGGGAGCACGTGGTACACGATTGACGGACGTGGCAACCGGACGGACTACAGCTACAACGCCGGCGGCGAGCTCACGACCGTCACGTACCAGGACGACGCCACAGTCACGTTCCTCTATGACGGCGTCGGGAACCGGACGCGGATGATCGACACGGACGGGCAGCTCGACATCACCTACGACGACCTGAACCGCCCCCTCACGCGCACCCGGACGAGTCCGGCCGGAACCGAGACCGTCACCTACGCCTACGACGAGGTCGGGAATCTCGAGACGCTCGGCTACCCGGGAGGATTCTCGGTCACGTACGCCTACGACGACGCTCGGCGCGTCACGACTGTCACGGACAGCCAGAACCGCGTGACGGAGTACGACTACAACACGAACGGTCGGATTCTCACGGTTGCTCTGCCGAACGGAACGAACGCGACCTACGCCTACGACGACGCCGGGCGGATTACCTCGGTCACGCACTCACTCGGGCAGACCCCGTTTGCCACAGTCGGGCACACCTACGACGACCGTGGGAACCGGCTCACCCGAACCGTGGACGGAACGACCGAGAGCTACACCTACGATGCCCTGGCGCGGATCACGGAAGCCGCCTACCCAGGGAACCGCACGGTCGGCTACGTCTACGACGCGACGGGTAACCGGACCCAGAAGACCGATCCACTCGGAGCGACTGCCTACACCTACGACACTGCCGACCAGCTCCTGAACGCGGGCGACGGTCTTCGGACGTACGACCTCGACGGACAGCTCGCGCGCATCGGGGCGAGCCGCAGCTTCACCTGGAATGACCGCGGCCAGCTCACCGGCGTCAGCGCCGTCACCACGAACGCGGCACCGACTGCCCGCGCCGGAGCGGATGCGTCCGGGAACGTCGACTGGTTGATGTTCCTCGACGGAAGCACTAGCACCGACCCGGAGGGCATCGCACTCAGCTACACCTGGACGGAAGTCGCAGGAAACCCGTCGACCGGAGTCCTGCGCGGGATCCACGCATCAAGGCCCGCGCTGCTCGCAGGTGTCGCCGGCACCTACCAGTTCGATCTCGTGGTGTCCGACGGCGCGCAGACCAGTACGCCGGACCGCGTCCAGGTAGCGATCGCAACTGGACTGCCGCCCGCCACCGTCCAGACCGTCGTTCCCGCATCCGGCCTGAGCGGGTACGTGGTGTCGAACCTGCCGAATGGGCGCTACTTCACGAGTGACACCCTCATCACGGGGCGTTCGTCCACTGTGACCTTCCACGGGGCCGCGCAGTTCGCGCTCCCCACTCCTCCGCCGCAAACAACCCTCACCGGAGCCACACTCACCCTCTGGGGTAAGCAAGTCGCGAGTAACACCGTGACGGACCAGTGGTCGGTGCAGCTCCTTCCGACGGATATGGATCCGACCTTCGCGCAAGCGACCTACACCACAATCACGGGAGCGACTCCCGACCGGACGCTCACTCCGGTGCTCGTCGGCCTCGGACAGGTCGTCGCGAATCAGGCGGACGCCTGGACGTTCACGGAAGACGACCTCGCAGTGCTGCAGGCGCGTCTCGACGGATCGGGGAAGCTCTCACTCCGGACCCGCGGCGATTCGCTCGGGACGTACTCGCGCGTGTTCTGGTATTCGGGGAATACAACGGTCGCGAACCGGAAGCCGACGCTTTCGCTCTCCTACACCCCGGATCCCCTCCCCGACCAGGCACCCTTCGCCCATGCCGGGAGGAGCCAGACTCTCGACGCGCCGGGAACCGTCACGCTCGACGGGCGCGCCTCGTTTGACGCCGAAGGTCCCGTGACGCTCCTCTGGACGGCACATGCGGCGAACCCCGCATCCGTGACGTTCACGGACGCGACGATCGCGGAGCCGTCCGTCACGCTCACGGTTCCCGGAACCTACCGCTTCGACCTCGCAGTCACGGACGGGGCGGACGTGACAACCACCGCCTCGACGTTCGTCGTCGTCCGCAGTGCCCCGCTCCCGACCACGTCCTCGTTCACCTACGACGGGGACGGTGACCGCATCGCGATGACCGTGGGCTCTGTGACGACGCGCTTCGTCGTGGATCCGCTTCCCCAGAACGCGCGCGTCCTTGCCGAGCGGACGGGTGAGACCTGGACGTACCACGTCTACGGGCACGACCTCCTCTACTCCGTGACGGGGGCCGCATTCACCGTGCTCCATAGCGACCCGCTCGGGAGCACGATTGCGACGACGGATGCGACCGGCGCCGTCACCGCCCGGTTGCGCTACGACGTCTTCGGCGAGCGCCTGGACTCCGACGCGTCCACAACCGCCTACACCTTCGCTGGCGAGCGCATGGACCTGACCGAGCTCCAGTACCTTCGTGCGAGGTACTACGACCCGACCGTCGGTCGGTTTATCTCCCGCGACCCCTTCCCAGCACAGGCCGCGGACACGCAGACGTTCAACCGGTACGTCTACGTAAAGAACAACCCGACAAACTATGTGGATCCGAGCGGGGAGTGGTTGGAGACCGGCTGGGACATCATTAATGCCGTCTACGACCTCTATGACGTCGGCAAGCGGCTCTGGTACGGAGAGCCTGTCGGAGAGGCCCTGCTCAACCTCGGCATGGACTCCGCCTCCGTCGTTCTTCCCTTTGTGCCAGCAGGTGTGACGCGAGCAGTGAACTCAGCAGATGATGTCGTTGACGCTGCACGAGGCGCGGGAAAGGCAATCGACAACGCGGACGACTTCAAGCGCACCTATAACCTAGAAGACGGGATGGAAATGAGTACGGATGATGCTCTCCGGAAGGCCGAAGAAGTCCTCGGGCCCGGCTACACCGAGGTCGGTACTCCTGGCAGCGGCGTCTTCCGTTCGACCGGTTCCCCCAACCAGGTACGAATGAAGTCCAGCGACTTGTCGCCCACGAACAACCATGCCGGACGACCACACATCAACTTTGAGCTGCTGCCGACTAGCGGGAAGGGCCCCATGCGGTGCATTATTCACCTGTTCTTATCTGACTGCTAACCCCTATGATCATCAAGCGAGCGAAGGTAGTGCGCTGGCTGCCAGCCTCAGACCCTGATCGACACAAACACGAGACGGACAAGGGTTTCCACCGAGTTCCCAACCTGGCCAAGAGCAATACCCTAGGAGACCGACGTGATCGTCATCTGCTCCGCCGAGAACGGCGAGTACATAGATGAAATCTGGTATCTCACGCTCGAGGAGGCTCTCGAGGACATCCCTACTGGCTTCGTCTTATCACCCGAAGGGTGGGTGGACGAACCGCTTGCCGAATAGCCTTCCGCGACGCTTAAGAGTGCTGTAGCCAGATCCCGCCAACGCCTTCCGACACCGGTCAGCAGTTCACCCCATTTGAACAGTCCCGGGTAGCGCCGATACAGTGCTCCGGCCAGCTCCAACAGCCAGAACTCGTGGGAAGACACCGTTCGCACTCGGCCCGGACGGTGTCTTCCGTCAAGACCGCGAGCAGCACAGTGAATCGCTCGCTCGGTCATCGCGCCGCTCGCGATACTCTTCGGCCGCATGGACCCTCGTGACTTTCTCACCCCAGAGATGCGCGCCCTTCTCGCATCCCATCGCGACCTTCAAGAGCGGGCGCTTGGGCCGACTCTGAGAATCATCGACGACATTCGTCGACAATCCGACGACTTGATTCGTCCTTTCGCTCCGCTCCTCTCGACCTCACCCGGTTCGTCTCCTCCCCAGCGATTGATGAGGCTATCCGCCGCTCCGAGGTCCCCGTGCTCGAGGAGCTGCGACGAGCCATCGCATTCCCTACGCCCCCGACCGATGCCCTATCCGGGGACGTGTCCCGCCGTCTTGCTGAGGAGCTCTCCGGGCTTCCGGCCATCGCCCGAGTCGCCTCTTGGTACCCCCTGCCCCCCTCTCGGCGCCCTCGACCCTGCGACGCTTCACGCGCTCCTCGTCCCACTGGAACTCCACGCCTCGTTTGCCGCCGACACGTTCGTCCGCCTCCGAGGATGAAGCGAGCGACACGCGGAGGGCTGCCCTTGCGACCGTTCTTCGTCATTCGGCCATCGAGCGCGACCTCTACGCCGACGTGCTCGTGGGGCTCCCTCCTCCGATCGATCCGGTCACTGCCGAGGACCTGACGTACACGATCGGGCCGGATGGACGAGAGGAACTGCTGGCTCGGGCCGACGCTCTCTTGGCCGTCGATGCGTCCCTCGACGCGAGCACCACTGCCCACGACGTGGCGCTCCTGGTGGCGAAATCCTGCAGCTCCTTGGCCTCATCAATGCCGCGGCAAGAGCCGCCGGACGCCCCGAGATCTTCCCTCCGACCTCGCGGGTGTACACCGAGAGCCCTGTCGTATGCCTCACCATCGCCCGAACGGTTGCCGATGTGGCCCGCGTCGTGAACGCCCTCTTCCTCCTCCTCTACGAAGGTGGCGGCTCTAACTCGCTGCGACTTCTCACGCCGCACGGTGGTCCGCTCGAACCCGAACAGTGCGATGCGGTCTGGTGGTTGAAAGAGCTTCGGCGTATCGAGTTCCACGATCTAGATCACGGTGACCCGACCGAGAGCCGGCGCAAGTGGCGTCAGTACGGCAAGACGCTTGTCGCGATGGGGCTCAACCATGTGCCTTCGACACCGGAAGAGTTCGCCCTTCTCCAGCGCCGCCTCTACGAAGGGCTCGTCGCCGTTCTGCGGCGAGCGCTCGCCTCGCTCCCCCTCCCCTCCGCGTAGAGGGCGCCGGGTACTCAGACTCCCTGGCGCCTCTCGTTCACGGGTCGGGCTCAATCGCGCCGAAGTACCCAGAGGCCTGGTTGTTCTCCCAGCACTTCCGGGTGATCGGGAAGGTGTTTCCCGCCGCGAGCCCTGCTACGCGCTGAAGGAGGCGCACGAGCGGACGCTTCCCATCGCCCTTCTCATCGAGTTCGGTCGCACCCGCGGCAATCACGCGACTCACGAGGACCCGAAGCAGGTCGGGTTTCGAGAGCCCGTAGTTCAGCCGCGCGCTGTAGAGCGCCGCGAGCGGATCGCCCTTCCGCTCGTCGTAGGCCGCCATCGCCTCCTCTATCTCCTCCTCGGCGAACTGGGCACGTCTTTCAGCCACAACAGAGAGTGCCTCTGCGATCTCAGCGTGGCTGAAGTTGTCGAACTCGATGCTCCGCTCCCAGAGATGTACGTACTCCGGACGTGTCAGTGCCCGGCTCGGGTTGAGGCGGGATCTCGCCCCCCGCAGCCGCTTGGCGACCCGAGGCACGTCATTCTCGCTATCGAGCACGATGACAACCGGCGTTCCCCGATGGTGGTGATCGTCGATGAGTTTCTCGAGCGCGCCGTACGGGTCTTGATTCCTCCGCCCCGTGAACTCGCCGACTCCTCCGAGCGTTCGGACTTCGATCCCGAGGACGGCTGGCCGCTGCCCGAGAAGCTCCGCAAGGATGCGCGGGAACTGCTCTGCCTCGCCCGGCCCTTCCACGACGAGCAGGAGGCGCGGTCGCGGGTTCAAATGGTACTGGTTCGCGATGCACTCGAGATGCGCGAGCGTGTCGTTCGTGATCCCTGGTCCGTAGAGACTGTCCCGCGTCCACGTCTGGCCCTCGTCAGGAGGAGAGAGCGCGGTGCCGGTTAGCTCGGCGTAGAAGAGCCGTCCCATGTGCTCCATCGCGTACAGGTCCTGCGCCCGTTTCGCATCACCTCTAAGGCGCTCCCGCTCGTCGAGGGCGACGAAGCAGACGAGGTCGTACCACGCCGCAAGGGGATCTGCGTATCGCGCGGTCGTCTGAAGGTGCGAGACAAACAACCGCACGGCCTCCGCCGTGGTGCCGAGTTCGGAGAGGATCGCGGACGCAGCCCACGAGCCCGCGTACTTCCACCAGTCCCACGGATCAAAGCCGATCGACGACCGCACGCTGATTGTCCGACGGTCCGTCTGCGTTTGCGGGAAGTACCGCGACGCGAGCGCCTGCGCGAGGAACGCCACGGCGTCGTCGTACGGGACGGTTCGGACGCAGTCGAGATCGCGCTTCAACATCTGGTCGAGGTTTTCAGCGAGCTTCCGAAATCCCTCCGCGTCCGTTTCGGCGAACGCGTCCAAATGGATCTCTTGCGTGAACAGATCTTGGCGCCGCGCGAGATCCTGCACCTGGAAGCGCGAGTAGAGGGCGAGGTCCACTGGTCGGTGTGGCTCATCGCGACTTCTTTTCTCCCACGGTAGGTATGGACGTTCGGCCGGGTGCCACAGATGACCGTTCTCCCGGTACCACTCCAGTGTCTCGCGCTCCTGCGCGAAGCGGGCATGTCCTTCACGCAGAGGCCCGTTCCACTCCTCACCCTCCGCGAGAAGACCAATCGTCTCCATGTGCCCGTTCGGCCGCTGCTCCTGCTTCTCACGAATCCACGGTCGCCGGACCCGCATCATCGGCCGAAAGATCCCAAGCCGATCGAGTCGTTCAAGACGCTTAACGTCCGTGTCGATGCCGCGTTCCTTCGCGTAGGACGCGAAGTCGTCCGCCGCCAAGAGAGCGCAGATCTCAAAGCAGTCGTGCTGAATCAGGAACCGGATGCGATCCGCGGGCGCGAGTGATGGGAAGCACCCGGTAGCGTAGCCCGTGATGCGCTCTCCCGGGCATCGCCGCGTTGAGCTGCTTCGGCTCGTCTGTGCCATCAGCGTGCCGTTCGCTTCATCGGCCACTCTTGAGTCCGCGACCGCTTCCTGCTTCTATCGGATCGCTCGGCTGCCAGGTCGTTTTTAAACCTGATAGGAGTATTCTTCGCTCGACCTTAGCCACGCTCGATCATGGTTCCTCACCCGGGACGGCGACGCCTCCAGATCCTCCTCGCAGTCGTTATCACGCTCGGACTGCTGTTTCTGATTCCGAGCAAGGTCACGCTCCCCTCACTCACCATCACAAATGCGTCCTCGGTGCACTCCGGCGC
It encodes the following:
- a CDS encoding RHS repeat-associated core domain-containing protein → MTGVFGNGWTWNYGVNLDVTTDTYGALLTSADGAKHYFKRNADNTFTGEYGLFSQLSYDSTAQEYTLLHPNQDREIFDSAGRLARQVDPDGNTTTLTRDGSGILTTVTEPTGRMLTFTYASGRIATITDPLGRVYRYTNNGTLTKLEKELPATTVFATCTYTYGANSVLTKRVGCDGDTLEQTFNATTKKVETQTLNGVQVRLAYGPVTDSLTGVTFPQYTTGVWDTFGKLHLYYYTKSNAVFEHDRENFQDAYGTYYFYQEDRWEYATFVSSSYTDILSRRTSTERNWRRGTVLASTDESLNRQTEFTYDAFNNLLTTTDPLDRVQTNTYDAEHHLVSTENALGNVTTTTYTPAGLVATVTDALDAESSFTYDSYGYPETVTTATNETVTFDYDIAGRKLWEETPDGERTTYTYDGRDNVLTVTDPLGNVTTTVYDTKGRKVTVEDADGYETTFAYNDTKNALVTTTDALGGVVTYTYNPNNTLQKVTDALGHITSFTYDAFGRQASVTDPLTRLNQTVYRADGSTWYTIDGRGNRTDYSYNAGGELTTVTYQDDATVTFLYDGVGNRTRMIDTDGQLDITYDDLNRPLTRTRTSPAGTETVTYAYDEVGNLETLGYPGGFSVTYAYDDARRVTTVTDSQNRVTEYDYNTNGRILTVALPNGTNATYAYDDAGRITSVTHSLGQTPFATVGHTYDDRGNRLTRTVDGTTESYTYDALARITEAAYPGNRTVGYVYDATGNRTQKTDPLGATAYTYDTADQLLNAGDGLRTYDLDGQLARIGASRSFTWNDRGQLTGVSAVTTNAAPTARAGADASGNVDWLMFLDGSTSTDPEGIALSYTWTEVAGNPSTGVLRGIHASRPALLAGVAGTYQFDLVVSDGAQTSTPDRVQVAIATGLPPATVQTVVPASGLSGYVVSNLPNGRYFTSDTLITGRSSTVTFHGAAQFALPTPPPQTTLTGATLTLWGKQVASNTVTDQWSVQLLPTDMDPTFAQATYTTITGATPDRTLTPVLVGLGQVVANQADAWTFTEDDLAVLQARLDGSGKLSLRTRGDSLGTYSRVFWYSGNTTVANRKPTLSLSYTPDPLPDQAPFAHAGRSQTLDAPGTVTLDGRASFDAEGPVTLLWTAHAANPASVTFTDATIAEPSVTLTVPGTYRFDLAVTDGADVTTTASTFVVVRSAPLPTTSSFTYDGDGDRIAMTVGSVTTRFVVDPLPQNARVLAERTGETWTYHVYGHDLLYSVTGAAFTVLHSDPLGSTIATTDATGAVTARLRYDVFGERLDSDASTTAYTFAGERMDLTELQYLRARYYDPTVGRFISRDPFPAQAADTQTFNRYVYVKNNPTNYVDPSGEWLETGWDIINAVYDLYDVGKRLWYGEPVGEALLNLGMDSASVVLPFVPAGVTRAVNSADDVVDAARGAGKAIDNADDFKRTYNLEDGMEMSTDDALRKAEEVLGPGYTEVGTPGSGVFRSTGSPNQVRMKSSDLSPTNNHAGRPHINFELLPTSGKGPMRCIIHLFLSDC